The following coding sequences lie in one Drosophila sulfurigaster albostrigata strain 15112-1811.04 chromosome 2R, ASM2355843v2, whole genome shotgun sequence genomic window:
- the LOC133835964 gene encoding protein Tube, which produces MEMAESNGPTTSTTSNINNHSKYTRYTELRRVEDNDIYKLATILDRHDCWRKLMSKIPKQLDATECSAPGVLNFKEIATRVGYKYNEHQINLIASEHVDRGQSISQIMIDEWKTSGKQWERPTVGVLLQLLIHAEIYSAADYVANNFLSELNPERPADGPAAFVQFNTELSEEMDVDESSSFQPDTSELNAGQAQARGTHMNVDFYEKHMVRRDKSMPQPEQAIAAAAAETRPQRPPRGRQRTTTTNSNATSNNTTSNAATSQAIESNIPFLSMLNASSNDETSTSHSSAQIAALPQSNIPNLSLLNGSSETLSTELATSTNSTTSTTASARTETGAMNGSSNVPMITLLLEHQRGEISSTINASTTAIGTATATTSATVADLSYNNLPAISALNLNAASGSSSSSKDIPNGTVSHNDDDNSSGTSSLSNDDDDDDDNDEDVDVDDEEADVSLPNLSNSEHQTSNNDSSLTTVTGTSGDNSFEMINDSSSASNDDDNAHNIPNVSELQKK; this is translated from the exons aTGGAAATGGCTGAGTCAAACGGTCCAACGACATCAACAACCAGTAACATCAAcaatcattcaaaatatacgcGATACACGGAACTACGACGCGTGGAGGACAACGACATCTATAAATTGGCCACCATACTCGATCGACACGATTGCTGGCGCAAGTTAATGtccaaaataccaaaacaattGGACGCCACCGAATGTAGTGCACCTGgtgttttaaatttcaaggAAATTGCCACTCGTGTGGGCTACAAATACAACGAACATCAGATCAATTTGATTGCGTCGGAGCATGTGGATCGTGGACAGAGTATATCACAGATTATGATTGATGAGTGGAAGACATCGGGCAAACAATGGGAACGACCCACAGTGGGAGTGTTATTGCAATTGCTAATACACGCCGAAATCTACAGTGCAGCGGACTATGTCGCCAACAATTTCCTAAGCG AGCTAAACCCAGAACGTCCCGCTGACGGTCCTGCGGCATTTGTGCAATTCAACACCGAGTTGAGTGAGGAGATGGATGTGGATGAGAGCAGCAGCTTTCAGCCAGACACCTCCGAGCTAAATGCGGGACAAGCTCAGGCGCGTGGCACGCACATGAATGTGGATTTCTATGAGAAGCATATGGTGCGACGTGATAAAAGTATGCCACAGCCAGAGCAggcgattgctgctgctgctgctgaaacGCGACCACAGCGTCCACCTCGCGGACGTCAACGTACAACGACAACCAACAGCAAtgccaccagcaacaacaccaccagCAATGCCGCAACTAGCCAAGCAATCGAGTCCAATATACCCTTTCTATCAATGCTTAATGCAAGCAGCAACGATGAAACGTCTACTTCGCACAGCTCGGCACAAATTGCCGCATTGCCTCAAAGTAATATACCCAATCTATCGCTTCTTAATGGCAGCTCCGAGACATTGTCAACTGAGTTGGCGACCAGCACAAACTCAACGACATCCACCACAGCCTCAGCAAGAACTGAGACTGGGGCGATGAATGGCAGCTCAAATGTACCAATGATAACGCTTCTACTTGAACATCAAAGAGGAGAGATAAGCTCTACAATTAATGCGAGCACAACAGCAAtaggaacagcaacagcaacaacatcggcaactgttgctgattTGAGCTACAATAATTTGCCAGCAATAAGTGCGTTGAATTTGAATGCTgccagtggcagcagcagcagcagcaaagacaTTCCAAACGGAACTGTATcgcataatgatgatgataacaGCAGCGGCACGAGCAGTTTAAGcaatgatgacgacgacgatgatgataatgacgaggatgttgatgttgatgacgaAGAGGCGGATGTGTCATTGCCCAATTTGAGTAATTCAGAGCATCAGACATCGAACAATGATTCGAGTCTGACAACGGTAACTGGAACAAGCGGTGACAATAGCTTTGAGATGATCAACGATTCCAGTTCAGCGTCCAACGATGATGACAACGCCCACAACATTCCAAATGTGAGTGAACTgcagaaaaagtaa